A stretch of Clostridium formicaceticum DNA encodes these proteins:
- a CDS encoding YegS/Rv2252/BmrU family lipid kinase encodes MKKVKLIYNPNSGQRSFPKHIDYFVQKFQQSGNQVTMFRSLEKGDIQKSGFSDIDSQAYNSIIVAGGDGTINEVITAMIEKDINVPLGILPFGTANDFANNIGMPINKIEECCDIILQGKIKHVDVGKVNEKYFINVLGFGLMATVSQNINNDLKKIGKLGYYIKGIEQIPSLRPIPVRVITDSRTIEDNIYLMLVLNGKCAGGFEKLCTNAVLDDSLFDVLIVKAKPLHEIGKLFIDILQGKHLSNENIIYLKEKHLKIECLDKYEGFYESDIDGEKGPNLPLEITLLPKKIEIYVNPISTSFKY; translated from the coding sequence ATGAAGAAAGTTAAACTAATATATAATCCTAATAGTGGACAAAGGAGTTTTCCAAAACACATAGATTACTTTGTGCAAAAGTTTCAACAAAGTGGAAATCAAGTAACTATGTTTAGGAGTTTAGAAAAAGGAGATATACAAAAAAGTGGATTTAGCGATATAGATTCGCAAGCATATAACTCTATTATAGTAGCAGGAGGAGATGGAACTATTAATGAAGTAATAACAGCTATGATAGAAAAAGATATAAATGTTCCTTTGGGGATTCTACCTTTTGGCACAGCAAATGATTTTGCAAATAATATAGGAATGCCAATAAATAAGATAGAAGAATGTTGTGATATAATTTTGCAGGGTAAAATCAAGCATGTTGATGTTGGTAAGGTAAATGAAAAATATTTTATAAATGTCTTAGGGTTTGGTTTAATGGCAACTGTTTCCCAAAATATTAATAATGATCTGAAAAAAATAGGAAAGTTAGGATATTACATCAAAGGTATTGAACAAATTCCAAGTTTAAGACCAATTCCAGTACGAGTTATAACAGATAGTAGGACTATTGAAGATAATATATATTTAATGTTAGTTTTAAATGGAAAATGTGCTGGCGGTTTTGAAAAACTTTGTACAAATGCTGTTTTAGATGATTCATTGTTTGATGTTTTAATCGTTAAAGCCAAACCTTTACATGAAATTGGAAAATTATTTATAGATATTTTACAAGGAAAGCATCTGAGCAATGAAAATATAATTTATTTAAAGGAAAAACATCTTAAGATAGAGTGTTTAGATAAATATGAAGGTTTCTATGAATCAGATATCGATGGCGAAAAAGGCCCTAATTTACCATTAGAGATAACATTGCTACCTAAGAAAATAGAAATCTATGTTAATCCAATAAGTACGTCATTTAAATACTAA
- a CDS encoding glycosyltransferase family 2 protein: MDLSIIIVNYNTIELTKQTLHSIFDKKYNFIYEVFVVDNASTDGSVDMIKTEFPQVQLIENNQNLGFSKANNLAITLAEGKYILLLNSDTVVLEDCLSKSLSYLDAHPEIGVLGCQVILKNGQLDHACKRGFPTPEASLYYILKLNKLFPNSKRFGQYDLTYLSDQEVNQVDAVTGAFMMVRRGVIDEVGGLDEDFFMYGEDLDWCYRIKKAGWKIIYYPEAKIIHYKGASNKKKKVKIVYEFHRAMYLFYKKHYNEKYNAFVKGLVYMGIGIKLAISTVVNLFKKRGGHDDQGKPKDTK; encoded by the coding sequence GTGGACTTATCCATCATCATCGTCAATTATAATACAATAGAACTAACAAAGCAGACATTACATTCTATATTTGATAAAAAATATAATTTCATATACGAAGTATTTGTAGTGGATAATGCCTCTACAGATGGTAGTGTGGATATGATTAAGACTGAATTTCCGCAGGTCCAGTTGATAGAAAATAATCAAAACCTGGGTTTTTCTAAAGCAAATAACTTAGCCATCACACTGGCAGAAGGCAAATATATTTTACTGCTTAATTCAGATACCGTTGTACTAGAGGACTGCTTATCTAAGTCTTTATCATATCTGGATGCCCACCCAGAAATAGGCGTTTTAGGCTGTCAGGTTATATTAAAAAATGGACAATTAGATCATGCCTGTAAAAGAGGCTTCCCTACGCCAGAAGCCTCTTTGTACTATATATTGAAACTAAACAAGCTGTTTCCTAACTCTAAAAGATTCGGACAATATGATTTGACTTACTTATCAGATCAAGAGGTAAATCAAGTAGATGCTGTGACAGGGGCATTTATGATGGTAAGAAGAGGGGTCATCGATGAAGTGGGAGGGTTGGATGAAGATTTTTTTATGTACGGCGAGGATCTTGATTGGTGCTATAGAATAAAGAAAGCAGGATGGAAGATTATATATTATCCTGAAGCAAAGATTATCCACTATAAAGGAGCTAGCAATAAAAAAAAGAAAGTAAAAATTGTCTACGAATTTCATAGGGCTATGTACTTGTTTTATAAGAAGCACTATAATGAAAAGTATAATGCCTTTGTCAAAGGCTTAGTGTACATGGGAATAGGAATAAAGCTGGCTATTTCAACAGTTGTGAACTTGTTTAAAAAAAGGGGCGGACATGATGATCAAGGAAAACCAAAAGATACTAAATAG
- a CDS encoding LTA synthase family protein produces METQILKNDNKDKYSILSKQYFVILLVTLSLFCKMFYLNYTVISYEFLDARMLIGNFLFILALVAWSIFIPQPKQFLSLLIINILFTTYIIANLYYFRYFADVFSFKMIMYSSQIVNVADSVKYLASMKDLILFIDILLLLAIYFFVSFQLKRKKREPQVVQAKKEKIVITLCILIITFVTNFLTINSFDKNNPNALASVWDKIYVATGIGIPNYHILDLKSFITEKTQNKPLLEEEVKEIAAFLEEKNRTNDDAKKLWGFAQNKNLLIIQVESLQKFVINRSINDLEITPNLNRLVEENMYFSNIYGQTAGGNTSDAEFMANTSLYPIANGAVFVKHAHNDYNSLAAILKERDYKYTAMMHAYKPSFWNRSSMYNSLQVDRFFSFEDYVFDEHIGLGLSDASFYRQSLDKLKEMEKPFMALLSTLTSHHPYSDVEKYGDFYTGELEGSLLGNYIKSIHYADQQLGNFIEELKKNGIWEESLVVIYGDHPGIPSNHRDELYEFLDIQDGGLLSWELLQQIPLIINIPNENFEGNYEIAGGLIDVFPTVLNLLGLEANVVFGKDLINSEEGFVVFRDGSFATDDYYYFSSQRVLYNIETGEQEDFSIVQKKVDLAKMHLSSSDKIIENDLIPVIEQHIDTIRNKQ; encoded by the coding sequence GTGGAAACACAAATATTGAAAAATGATAATAAAGATAAATATAGTATTTTATCAAAGCAATACTTTGTTATACTGTTAGTTACGCTTAGTTTGTTTTGTAAAATGTTCTATTTAAACTATACTGTTATTTCTTATGAATTTTTAGATGCAAGGATGCTTATAGGAAATTTTCTCTTTATACTTGCTTTGGTTGCATGGTCAATCTTTATACCGCAGCCTAAGCAGTTTTTATCGCTGTTAATAATAAATATACTATTTACTACTTATATTATAGCAAATCTATATTATTTTAGATATTTTGCCGATGTTTTTTCCTTTAAGATGATAATGTACAGCAGTCAAATAGTCAACGTAGCAGATAGTGTAAAATACTTAGCTAGTATGAAAGATTTAATATTATTTATAGATATATTACTTTTGCTAGCAATTTATTTTTTTGTATCTTTTCAGTTAAAAAGAAAAAAAAGGGAACCTCAGGTAGTACAGGCTAAAAAAGAAAAAATAGTTATTACTTTATGTATACTGATAATAACATTTGTTACAAATTTTTTAACTATTAACAGTTTTGATAAGAACAATCCTAATGCACTTGCCTCTGTGTGGGATAAAATCTATGTAGCTACAGGCATAGGTATACCTAACTATCATATATTAGATTTGAAAAGCTTTATTACTGAAAAGACACAAAATAAACCTCTGTTAGAGGAGGAAGTAAAAGAAATTGCAGCGTTTTTAGAAGAGAAAAACAGAACAAATGATGATGCTAAGAAGTTATGGGGATTTGCTCAAAACAAGAATTTGTTAATTATACAAGTGGAATCGTTACAAAAGTTTGTTATTAATAGAAGTATAAATGATTTAGAAATAACGCCGAACTTAAATCGTCTAGTGGAAGAGAATATGTATTTCTCAAATATTTATGGGCAAACTGCTGGAGGTAATACCTCTGATGCTGAATTCATGGCCAACACATCATTATATCCAATAGCTAATGGTGCTGTATTTGTAAAACATGCGCATAATGACTATAATTCTCTAGCTGCTATTTTAAAGGAAAGAGACTATAAGTATACAGCTATGATGCATGCGTATAAGCCAAGTTTTTGGAATAGATCTAGCATGTATAATAGTCTACAAGTAGATAGATTTTTTAGTTTTGAAGATTATGTTTTTGATGAACATATAGGTTTAGGGCTTAGTGATGCTTCTTTTTATCGACAGTCATTGGATAAATTAAAGGAAATGGAAAAACCTTTTATGGCTCTACTATCTACATTAACGAGCCATCATCCATATAGCGATGTAGAAAAATATGGAGATTTTTATACAGGTGAGTTAGAAGGATCATTGTTAGGAAATTATATTAAAAGTATCCATTATGCAGATCAACAGCTAGGGAATTTTATTGAAGAATTGAAAAAGAACGGTATTTGGGAAGAGTCCTTAGTGGTAATATACGGTGATCACCCAGGGATTCCTTCTAATCATCGAGATGAACTATATGAATTTTTAGATATACAAGATGGTGGACTATTGAGTTGGGAATTACTGCAGCAGATTCCTCTCATCATTAATATACCTAATGAGAATTTTGAAGGGAACTATGAAATTGCTGGAGGATTAATAGATGTATTTCCAACTGTATTAAATTTATTAGGACTAGAAGCAAATGTGGTTTTCGGCAAAGATTTAATAAATTCAGAAGAAGGTTTTGTTGTATTTAGAGATGGTTCCTTTGCTACTGATGACTATTATTATTTTTCTAGTCAGAGGGTACTATACAACATTGAAACGGGTGAACAAGAAGATTTTTCTATAGTTCAAAAAAAAGTAGACTTAGCGAAAATGCATTTATCTAGTTCTGATAAAATTATTGAAAATGACTTAATACCAGTCATCGAGCAACATATAGATACGATAAGGAATAAACAATAA
- a CDS encoding glycosyltransferase family 2 protein, which produces MKYKVSIIIVNYNGAKVLLDCLNSVFKQKYKHFEIIVVDNNSTDHSIKLLEAYREKINLIILKENKGFTGGNIEGLKHAGGDYIVLLNNDTEVTSEWLGNLIAPMEQHPEIGICASKMVKYGTNSIDSAGDGCTTTARGFKIGENESADNYTESKFVFGACGGAVAYRRKMIEEIGFLDDDFFLIHEDTDLNFRAQLAGWKCYFVHDAIVYHKVRSTIGEMSDIAVYYSIRNAEYVRIKNLPSLLVVKYFHHYILQEIGTLLYFCIKHRKWKMYLKAKLDVLKSFPMLLSKRKKNQKKRKVASKYIDSMLTKVLNPKILRMKLRKLFTS; this is translated from the coding sequence ATGAAATATAAAGTATCTATAATTATTGTAAATTATAACGGCGCCAAGGTTTTATTAGATTGTTTAAATAGTGTATTTAAGCAAAAATATAAACATTTTGAAATAATTGTTGTGGATAATAATTCTACTGATCATTCTATAAAATTACTCGAAGCATATAGAGAAAAAATAAATTTAATAATACTAAAAGAAAATAAAGGTTTTACTGGAGGCAATATTGAGGGATTGAAACATGCTGGTGGAGACTATATTGTGCTTTTAAATAATGACACTGAGGTTACTAGTGAGTGGTTAGGTAATCTTATTGCCCCAATGGAGCAACATCCTGAAATAGGCATATGTGCCTCAAAGATGGTTAAGTATGGGACAAATTCTATAGATAGCGCCGGTGACGGATGTACCACTACTGCTAGGGGTTTTAAAATAGGCGAAAATGAGAGTGCAGATAACTATACTGAGAGTAAGTTTGTATTTGGAGCATGTGGCGGGGCTGTAGCCTATAGAAGAAAAATGATAGAAGAAATTGGTTTTTTAGACGACGACTTCTTTCTTATTCATGAAGACACTGATCTTAACTTTAGAGCACAACTGGCTGGTTGGAAGTGCTATTTTGTGCATGATGCAATAGTATATCATAAGGTTAGATCAACAATTGGAGAAATGAGTGATATTGCGGTATATTATTCTATTAGAAATGCTGAGTATGTGAGGATAAAAAACCTTCCTTCGTTACTAGTAGTGAAATATTTTCATCATTATATATTACAAGAAATAGGTACTTTATTATATTTTTGTATAAAACATAGGAAATGGAAAATGTACTTAAAAGCTAAGTTGGATGTCTTAAAAAGTTTTCCTATGTTGTTAAGCAAGAGAAAGAAAAATCAAAAAAAAAGAAAAGTGGCGTCAAAGTATATTGATTCTATGCTAACAAAGGTGTTAAATCCTAAAATATTAAGAATGAAGCTAAGGAAGCTTTTTACAAGCTAA
- a CDS encoding undecaprenyl-phosphate glucose phosphotransferase translates to MIKENQKILNRLLIIFDAVSIMFSLMLAWWIRFRSGWIYVDSGYLSLREYLLPVLIIMPIYIIIYSFFRLYTPYRFKNVFEELFNIIKSNIMGLLILVLILFLFKEIHYSRYLLFIFALCSISITTVERIIIRLILRRIRKKGYNLKHVLIVGFSELTVELLRRIDKNKQWGYNVIGILDDNKKLGYKVKEKEVIGRNYDLEYYLSTKDIDEVFVTLNIKEYEKLQWVIGICEKSGVRTQIIPDYYKYIPSRPYVEEVDGLPIINIRHVPLDHVIYKVIKRCIDVIGSLIALVIFSPIMLLTVGMIKFTSPGPVLFKQKRVGLNRKNFNMYKFRSMHVQKEEEEKVQWTTKEDPRRTKFGTFIRKTSIDELPQLFNVLKGDMSLVGPRPERPYFVEKFKEEIPKYMIKHQVRPGITGWAQVNGWRGDTSIKKRIECDLYYIENWSLFLDIKILLLTVFKGFVNKNAY, encoded by the coding sequence ATGATCAAGGAAAACCAAAAGATACTAAATAGACTATTGATTATATTTGATGCTGTATCTATAATGTTTTCTTTAATGCTAGCTTGGTGGATTAGATTTAGAAGTGGGTGGATATATGTTGATTCAGGGTATCTATCTCTAAGGGAGTATCTATTACCAGTGTTAATTATTATGCCAATTTATATTATTATTTATAGTTTTTTTCGACTATATACCCCTTATCGTTTTAAAAATGTTTTTGAAGAGTTATTCAATATAATAAAATCAAATATCATGGGCTTATTGATCTTAGTATTAATTCTCTTTTTGTTTAAAGAAATCCACTATTCAAGATATCTTCTCTTTATTTTTGCATTATGCAGCATTTCCATAACAACAGTAGAGAGAATTATCATTAGATTAATCTTAAGAAGAATTAGAAAAAAAGGATATAATTTAAAACATGTTTTGATTGTTGGGTTTAGTGAGTTAACTGTTGAGTTGCTCAGAAGAATAGATAAAAATAAGCAATGGGGATACAACGTTATAGGTATATTAGACGATAATAAAAAACTAGGATATAAAGTAAAAGAAAAAGAAGTGATAGGTAGGAATTATGACTTGGAATATTATTTAAGTACGAAGGATATCGATGAAGTTTTTGTTACATTAAATATAAAGGAATATGAAAAACTTCAGTGGGTAATTGGTATATGTGAAAAAAGTGGGGTAAGAACACAAATTATCCCTGACTACTATAAATATATTCCTTCACGGCCTTATGTAGAAGAGGTGGATGGCTTACCAATTATTAATATTAGACATGTGCCCTTAGATCATGTCATTTATAAGGTGATAAAAAGGTGTATAGATGTAATAGGATCTTTAATAGCTTTAGTTATTTTTTCACCTATTATGTTGTTAACAGTGGGAATGATTAAATTTACTTCCCCTGGGCCTGTGTTATTTAAGCAAAAAAGAGTAGGTTTAAATCGAAAGAATTTTAATATGTATAAATTTCGTTCCATGCATGTTCAAAAAGAGGAAGAAGAAAAAGTACAATGGACAACAAAAGAAGATCCTAGGCGTACAAAGTTTGGGACATTTATTAGAAAGACAAGTATTGACGAATTACCGCAGTTATTTAATGTATTAAAAGGAGATATGAGTTTAGTAGGGCCTAGACCAGAAAGACCGTATTTTGTGGAGAAGTTCAAAGAAGAAATACCAAAGTATATGATTAAACATCAAGTGAGACCAGGTATTACAGGATGGGCTCAAGTCAATGGATGGCGAGGAGATACATCTATCAAGAAAAGAATTGAGTGCGATTTATATTATATAGAAAACTGGAGTTTGTTTTTAGACATAAAGATATTATTGCTCACAGTCTTTAAAGGTTTTGTGAATAAAAATGCTTATTAA
- the rfbD gene encoding dTDP-4-dehydrorhamnose reductase — protein sequence MKILVIGAKGQLGTDVVEKLSGGYETIGVEKEALDITNLEGTINTVRDIKPDVIINTAAYTNVDGAETEVDLAYKVNCIGAKNLAIATMETGCRLVHISTDFVFDGQKSSPYIEFDPSNPLSIYGKSKLAGEISIKEICHRHYILRTSWLYGEHGHNFVKTMLKLSETNRTLRVVDDQIGSPTYTKDLVAVIEKIITTDAYGTYHASNEGECSWNAFAKKIFEVAGVKDIQVSPITSEELNRPAIRPKYSVMKNYMLQLQLDYKMPHWEEGLKNFNNKK from the coding sequence ATGAAGATTTTAGTTATTGGTGCAAAAGGACAGCTGGGAACCGACGTAGTAGAAAAATTAAGTGGAGGCTATGAAACGATAGGGGTTGAAAAGGAAGCGTTAGATATCACAAACTTAGAGGGTACGATAAACACGGTAAGAGATATAAAGCCAGATGTTATCATCAATACGGCTGCTTACACCAATGTAGATGGTGCTGAAACAGAAGTAGATTTGGCCTATAAGGTTAATTGCATCGGCGCTAAAAATTTAGCTATTGCTACAATGGAAACCGGATGCAGACTTGTACACATTTCTACTGATTTTGTATTTGACGGTCAAAAGTCTAGTCCCTATATTGAGTTTGATCCTTCAAATCCGCTGAGTATCTACGGAAAATCTAAACTAGCCGGAGAAATAAGTATTAAGGAAATCTGCCATCGCCATTATATCTTAAGAACCTCTTGGTTGTATGGAGAGCATGGTCACAACTTTGTAAAAACAATGTTAAAGCTAAGTGAAACCAACAGAACTTTAAGGGTAGTAGACGATCAAATCGGTAGTCCAACCTATACAAAGGATTTGGTGGCAGTAATAGAGAAAATTATTACTACAGATGCCTATGGTACTTATCATGCTTCCAATGAGGGGGAATGTAGCTGGAATGCCTTTGCTAAAAAGATCTTTGAAGTTGCAGGTGTAAAAGATATACAGGTTTCACCTATTACTTCAGAGGAATTAAACCGTCCTGCAATAAGGCCAAAATACTCTGTTATGAAAAACTATATGTTACAATTGCAGCTAGATTATAAAATGCCTCATTGGGAAGAAGGATTAAAAAACTTCAACAATAAAAAATAA
- a CDS encoding S-layer homology domain-containing protein yields MKGKDNVKRILGLLVAAIMMLTSVGMVFAEGADLENGDAADTSVVDQTEASDEENDEAADEENDEAADEENDEAADEENDEAADEENDEASNEENDEASDEEDDEASDEENDEASDEENDEASDEENDEASDEENDEASDEENDEASDEENTVTFSDIEGHWAADRIILWAEKEVVSGYPDGSFKPENNITRAEFMSLINKSMGYITEVAIDYSDVPENEWYASVVRRAEAAGYISGYGDGTMKPENFITREEVAAIISKINQLEQDAEASEVFTDAISAWAKGHVGAVAAARYMNGYVDNQEVRTFGALNNIKRAEAVVVIHNMFRELEEQDEEVDEDENNNEEQDEEVDEDENNNEEQDEEVDEDENNDEEQDEEVDEDENNDEEQDEEVDEDENNDEKQDEEEGNDTEQN; encoded by the coding sequence GTGAAAGGAAAAGATAATGTTAAAAGAATACTAGGACTATTGGTGGCAGCAATCATGATGCTTACATCTGTAGGAATGGTATTTGCCGAGGGTGCTGATCTAGAGAATGGAGATGCAGCAGATACTTCTGTTGTAGATCAAACCGAAGCATCAGATGAAGAGAATGATGAAGCAGCGGATGAAGAGAATGATGAAGCAGCGGATGAAGAGAATGATGAAGCAGCGGATGAAGAGAACGATGAAGCAGCAGATGAAGAGAACGATGAAGCATCGAATGAAGAGAATGATGAAGCATCAGATGAAGAGGATGATGAAGCATCAGATGAAGAGAATGATGAAGCATCAGACGAAGAGAATGATGAAGCATCGGATGAAGAGAATGATGAAGCATCAGACGAAGAGAATGATGAAGCATCGGATGAAGAGAATGATGAAGCATCAGACGAGGAGAATACTGTTACCTTCAGTGATATAGAAGGTCACTGGGCTGCTGATAGAATTATCCTTTGGGCAGAAAAAGAAGTTGTAAGTGGTTATCCTGATGGCAGTTTCAAACCAGAAAACAACATTACTAGAGCAGAATTTATGTCATTAATCAACAAATCAATGGGCTACATAACAGAAGTAGCAATTGACTATTCCGATGTACCAGAAAATGAATGGTATGCGAGCGTAGTAAGAAGAGCAGAGGCAGCTGGATATATTTCTGGGTACGGAGATGGTACAATGAAGCCAGAAAACTTTATTACCCGTGAAGAAGTAGCGGCTATCATTAGCAAAATCAATCAATTAGAGCAAGATGCAGAAGCCTCTGAAGTATTTACTGATGCAATCTCAGCATGGGCGAAGGGTCATGTAGGTGCAGTAGCAGCAGCTAGATATATGAATGGCTATGTTGATAATCAAGAAGTTAGAACCTTTGGTGCACTAAATAACATTAAAAGAGCAGAAGCTGTAGTAGTGATCCACAACATGTTCCGTGAGTTAGAAGAGCAAGATGAAGAAGTAGATGAAGACGAAAACAATAATGAAGAGCAAGACGAAGAAGTAGATGAAGACGAAAACAATAATGAAGAGCAAGACGAAGAAGTAGATGAAGACGAAAACAATGATGAAGAGCAAGATGAAGAAGTAGATGAAGACGAAAACAATGATGAAGAGCAAGACGAAGAAGTAGATGAAGATGAAAACAATGATGAAAAGCAAGACGAAGAAGAAGGAAACGATACAGAACAAAACTAA
- a CDS encoding efflux RND transporter periplasmic adaptor subunit, with translation MMKKVICPLLLTMFLAIALVGCKGKEEVAVTAPEEAYVPIEIEKAETKFIGNSITLNGKIHANDEAVVLPKIQGKVTTVNVKLGDYVRKDSVLFVIDQKDMLRSIEQTQQSVNLAQKSVDQAENAITTAKINYDSIKESIENAETNLQRTKELFEAGAASKTQLEQAELAASRRPLEVAESQIRQAEISYQQALNQLNQAEVTHRQTQDKLEDTVVRAPMSGVISSLNVIAGELASGAQPLATIADIDRVYFQVDVTENIVNTLYTGQKVSVHIPAALEEEVEGTIDFISPTVDASTRLYTVKVYIDNKDRKIRTGMSGSMALNLDSRDNVVVINRRAVLDKEGNNIVFVVEGDHAVEKQVTLGMNTASEVEVIEGLQEGDQVIVKGQQYVTDGERVKIVGGE, from the coding sequence ATGATGAAAAAAGTAATTTGCCCACTATTACTAACAATGTTCTTAGCAATTGCTTTAGTAGGCTGCAAAGGCAAAGAAGAGGTGGCTGTAACAGCGCCGGAAGAAGCCTACGTCCCTATAGAAATTGAAAAAGCAGAGACGAAGTTTATTGGTAACAGCATTACATTAAATGGGAAGATACATGCCAATGATGAGGCTGTTGTATTACCTAAAATACAAGGAAAAGTAACAACTGTTAATGTGAAGTTGGGAGATTATGTCCGCAAAGACAGTGTGTTGTTTGTGATAGATCAAAAAGATATGCTTCGAAGTATAGAACAAACACAACAATCCGTAAATTTAGCACAAAAAAGTGTGGATCAAGCGGAAAACGCCATCACAACAGCTAAAATTAATTATGACTCCATAAAAGAAAGTATAGAGAATGCTGAAACAAACCTTCAAAGAACCAAAGAGCTTTTTGAGGCGGGTGCTGCTTCCAAAACACAGCTAGAACAAGCAGAGTTAGCGGCTTCTAGAAGACCCCTAGAAGTTGCTGAGAGTCAAATACGCCAAGCGGAGATAAGTTATCAGCAAGCATTAAATCAGTTAAATCAAGCAGAAGTTACTCATCGTCAAACACAGGATAAATTAGAAGATACGGTTGTAAGGGCACCTATGAGTGGTGTGATTTCTAGTTTAAATGTGATAGCAGGAGAATTAGCCAGTGGTGCACAACCATTAGCCACGATTGCCGATATTGATAGGGTTTACTTCCAGGTAGATGTTACAGAAAACATTGTAAACACCTTATATACTGGACAAAAAGTATCTGTTCATATACCAGCAGCACTAGAGGAGGAAGTAGAGGGAACGATTGATTTTATTAGTCCTACGGTAGATGCTAGTACACGTTTGTACACAGTAAAAGTATACATAGATAATAAGGATCGCAAGATTAGAACAGGAATGAGTGGTTCTATGGCATTGAATCTGGATAGTAGAGACAATGTGGTGGTGATTAACCGTAGAGCTGTTCTGGACAAAGAAGGAAATAATATTGTTTTTGTTGTAGAAGGAGATCATGCTGTCGAAAAACAGGTAACGTTAGGAATGAATACCGCTTCTGAAGTAGAAGTGATAGAAGGATTACAGGAAGGAGATCAGGTAATTGTTAAGGGGCAGCAATATGTAACCGATGGAGAACGGGTTAAGATCGTAGGAGGTGAGTAA